In a single window of the Acidobacteriota bacterium genome:
- a CDS encoding carboxypeptidase regulatory-like domain-containing protein: protein MKLKKNRVLVGIVAIGIVIASVCVESGLGISRLISAIESMVTPVVSGAGMRDDEVADVEPKLGVDHLATADCVAGQKTWDGEGATNNWSEAANWTCDQVPTNTNLVIFDATSTKNAFIDMNINVNRWQINAGYTGTITQGPASSVLVRFNSNAPFFIQSAGNFVCSSAPVTFEYSIVTISGGTFDCSATTSMIVRATSQAFDLSGGSFTAPAGTLSFNGGVVNIASASFIDSNGTVAFRGDDGTGGSGSSVDLNIDGASAGQLVLNNLTIDSSATGGRLLLTDQDSLVANGTLSLLDGDFMMSNPNSTNGNTAIHAFGPVTVSPNWGNNTGTTTGNATIKLLGNATRTVDIPSGLTGTFNPLLVDAPNTTVNVNGSGLFSIGKLDLLQGVLNAGQAEFQFENALNTVSGGSFSCGTGPIKGIQTRIAVSGGSFDCSLAASMTLLASELAVTGGTFTAPATTLSFLGSRDSGLSVNTGTFRHNNGTVKFGRVFNTSPSFSSVSTFLDVDGSNAGTLDLFNVVLDDDDPNTGSTGSFSITSSDRLRVLSNLSLLKGRIGKGSGLFLNTFLDVFGNFTVGSGFSGGLGSNFVIGFKGSADQTFTNNGGWNPVVSSFSYVIDKPSGTVTAASPMELIALDGFSNPFAVDLTIQSGRLYLANGSDLKVQNLTVNSGGRLVSDSAATITLFGNVVNNGVIDLQGGGAACPETETILIRSNDTNQKNWSGSGIYRLVDVDVERMGGTGTKTVFSGTNSGNNNGTWIFNNDCPPPLTISPTSTSVTAGNTQTFTRSGGFGAATFNFVQNNSGGTINPTTGLYAAGFTDSVTDTLQLTDSLGEIANATVNITPPPPLVITPSQTFVQNGTSFDFDASGGIGPYTFSFQTNGSGGTINGSTGLYTAGPNVGTSDSIKVSDARGVEAFAVVSTYGQPAFLQFTSQPASTTAGAILSPMQVVVRDSGGNLVRNSSIAVTIEILVNPGNGVLSGVLTRNAVDGLLTFDGLSINKSGNNYVLRSSASGLTPANTVNFSISPGPANKLGFLSQPNDAEIGQQAIIPFVEVQDALGNRVPSGTRSITLAIGANPGGGALSGTTTKNTANGVASFPDISINKGGTGYTLMASTNSLTGTQSNSFNIIDQFQVTNTNDSGPGSLRQAIIRANLLTFDKTISFNIPGSGPHTIQPLTFLPPITKRVVIDATTQPGYSGTPVIELDGTFANNAGLAIQADDVTVRGFAINRFAGAAISVQNRNGVTIESNYIGTDITGSTAMPNGLEQIVLMQSRNVVIGGADASRRNLIAGGSTGIYVGRNSGQSFNIDATILGNYIGTNAAGTGPITTSIGISVAGNSAVNIGDGTPAGSNTIAFNTSAGVSVAGALTRVRIRRNSIFVNALKGIALAPGSTGPIPNDLLDEDSGPNGLQNYPDISSAIAGNGETTISGSLSSKPSTSYTVDLYSVTQCDSSGHGEGQTYLGSMQVATDAGGLGSVDLVLPVTVSAGDFVTATATDPLGNTSEFSRCEPVVAGVHSIAGRVLVGSVGVPGVELVVSGDASLSVRTNRLGNYEIRNLPAGGTYTVVPREGNFSFLPASRTYADLSANQIDQTFEPTRERYSIRGRVTTLNNGSEFALSDVTIATTGGPSPNTTAKTNLNGEFSIPKLMPGTYSVTPSAEGRTFSPASASVTISTDDRTADFSAFGYPSMPGKLIFATRNSVLMSNPSGSGITVARLPIYYGSGSAFIPDLSTDGHTIAAIYDNVTVRAAHVDGSNQRNVVYNNGNIKTGMNISPDGTRLALNAGGQTQVRNVNFSSESTFIVGAFQDSAWSANGSQLAFSRITDSELQRHLYLVQANGTGLDQLTGPGNFLDESPQWAPDNSKIAFVRFENSTSSSKLMLMNPNGTGQQAIYTGPTKLLSVDWSPDSSRLAITERSENGKVALSIIRRDGTEKLIVNPDFPNSRIRWGGDNSVATPEGSNVSVSTGSVSVSFANTSGTGATTTIDPILPGAAGAVPGGFAISQNGSVAEYGSFEISTTSTVTAPITVCIDLSPSTTQQQLNSLSFMHNEGGVLVDRTSSRIFTNTPFAVRKICATTTSLSPFALVEEIDPSKPSLSGSVVDNNGDPLADALIVLSGSETRDTFTDSDGSFTFHNLEEFGNYIVQPSLPGYIFREPDATFLNMSGENTVVFVGTAATVGISGKVTDLNGDPMADLLVSLEGGTSREATTDASGDYSFTDLPADSSYTVSPRPGFNTFAPQYIDLPRLRDAATDVDFTIDGGCQFSIDPTLQNYGSAGGDGAISVTASDSTCDWTAVSNDAWITVTSGSSGTGDGTVEYTVAANTGEARTGTITVAGETFTVTQAASCPTVSIPASGLAGAPGTSLTVPVNVTDLTGRGATAYDFTLTYDPAVLEFTGESIAGTLSSNYVVQVNEPIAGTLVVSGFGVDDLTGEGVLLNLQFDITATTSSCSTLHLAAFEFNEGTPCVVTEDGEACSENRRVTGLVTYGNSLTPPAVPNVTISGVGSPNVNTVTDADGLYELTGFGTGAYTLTPSKSGHTDAITAFDAAITARHVIGTVILNATQQTVADVSNNGTISSFDASQIARFAVGNPNTGTTGTWRFTPPSRNYATVNGHIAAQDHVALLMGEVSGNWAVAPPPEPLTEGVVPVAVSLANVSSGTSTTVSVPITTGDVTARGVISHQFEVSYDPAVAMPNAVPVEKTGTLSSELLVVSNTDMPGILRVAVYGTQDIVGEGTLLNLRFDVVGAPGTSTPLNFVDFMFNENDPQSAKTNGSITVLVPTAAGVEVSGRVMTPDGRGLRNATMTMTDTNGVVRSAVTSSFGYYRFEGVPVGESFVMSVNSRSYRFVPRVVQVLDTLTDVDFVGLE, encoded by the coding sequence ATGAAATTGAAAAAGAATAGGGTTTTGGTCGGTATTGTAGCCATCGGCATCGTGATCGCGTCGGTTTGTGTTGAGAGTGGATTGGGCATTTCTCGGCTTATTTCAGCGATTGAGAGCATGGTCACACCCGTTGTAAGCGGTGCCGGCATGAGGGACGACGAGGTCGCTGATGTCGAACCGAAACTGGGGGTTGACCATTTAGCAACGGCCGACTGCGTGGCGGGGCAAAAAACGTGGGACGGAGAAGGTGCGACGAACAACTGGTCCGAGGCCGCTAACTGGACCTGCGATCAAGTGCCGACGAACACGAACCTTGTAATTTTTGACGCGACCAGTACTAAAAATGCGTTCATTGACATGAATATCAATGTGAACCGCTGGCAGATCAATGCCGGGTATACGGGAACGATCACGCAGGGGCCGGCGTCGAGCGTTTTGGTTCGATTCAATTCAAACGCTCCATTCTTTATTCAGTCTGCGGGTAATTTTGTTTGCAGTTCGGCTCCGGTGACGTTTGAGTACAGCATCGTTACGATCAGCGGCGGGACGTTCGATTGTTCGGCCACCACGTCAATGATCGTGCGGGCGACCTCGCAGGCGTTTGATCTGAGCGGAGGCTCTTTCACGGCGCCGGCCGGAACACTTTCGTTCAACGGCGGTGTGGTGAATATCGCGAGTGCGAGTTTTATCGATAGTAATGGAACCGTCGCATTTCGCGGGGACGATGGCACGGGAGGCTCTGGGAGCAGTGTGGATCTGAATATCGACGGTGCATCGGCGGGCCAACTCGTTCTAAACAATTTGACGATCGACAGTTCGGCGACGGGGGGCAGACTTTTGCTAACGGATCAGGATAGTTTGGTAGCGAACGGCACTCTATCTTTGCTCGATGGTGATTTTATGATGTCGAATCCGAATTCGACGAACGGCAACACCGCGATCCATGCTTTTGGCCCGGTAACCGTCTCGCCGAACTGGGGCAACAATACGGGAACGACGACAGGCAACGCGACGATCAAACTTCTCGGCAATGCGACGCGAACGGTGGATATTCCGAGCGGCCTTACCGGTACGTTCAATCCTCTTTTGGTTGATGCCCCTAACACTACGGTGAACGTAAACGGAAGCGGGCTTTTCAGTATTGGCAAGTTGGACCTTCTGCAAGGTGTTCTCAACGCGGGACAAGCAGAATTTCAGTTCGAGAATGCCCTAAATACCGTCTCCGGCGGCAGCTTTTCCTGCGGGACCGGTCCGATAAAGGGAATACAGACGCGAATTGCCGTCAGCGGCGGTTCGTTTGACTGTTCTTTAGCGGCGAGTATGACGCTGCTGGCCTCGGAACTCGCGGTCACGGGCGGAACCTTCACTGCACCGGCTACAACTTTGAGCTTCCTCGGCAGCAGAGATAGCGGGCTAAGTGTGAATACGGGGACGTTTCGTCACAACAACGGAACCGTCAAGTTTGGGCGCGTGTTCAACACCTCCCCCTCTTTCAGCTCTGTTTCAACATTTCTCGACGTTGACGGAAGTAATGCCGGCACGCTCGACCTATTTAATGTAGTACTCGATGACGACGACCCTAATACGGGCTCGACCGGTTCCTTTTCGATCACGTCATCTGACCGATTGCGCGTTTTGAGCAACCTTAGCCTGCTGAAAGGCAGGATCGGCAAAGGCTCTGGTCTCTTCCTGAACACATTTCTCGATGTTTTCGGGAACTTCACCGTCGGTAGCGGATTTTCGGGCGGATTAGGCAGTAATTTTGTGATCGGTTTCAAAGGTTCGGCGGATCAGACGTTTACGAACAACGGCGGCTGGAATCCCGTCGTGTCGTCATTCTCGTATGTTATCGACAAGCCTTCGGGGACGGTCACCGCCGCTTCGCCGATGGAACTTATCGCTCTCGACGGTTTCAGCAATCCGTTCGCGGTTGACCTCACGATACAAAGCGGCAGGCTCTATCTGGCAAACGGAAGTGATCTGAAGGTGCAGAATCTGACGGTCAATTCCGGAGGCAGGCTCGTCAGCGACTCTGCAGCTACCATCACTCTATTCGGCAATGTCGTGAACAACGGCGTCATCGACCTACAGGGCGGCGGGGCGGCCTGTCCTGAAACTGAAACGATCCTAATACGGTCGAATGACACAAACCAGAAGAATTGGTCCGGCAGCGGCATCTATCGACTCGTCGATGTCGATGTCGAACGTATGGGAGGAACGGGCACTAAGACAGTTTTCAGCGGCACAAATAGCGGCAACAATAATGGGACGTGGATCTTCAATAACGACTGTCCGCCGCCGTTGACCATCTCGCCGACGTCAACCAGCGTCACCGCCGGCAACACGCAAACATTTACACGCAGCGGCGGATTCGGAGCAGCGACGTTCAACTTCGTACAAAACAACTCGGGCGGAACCATCAACCCGACGACCGGACTATATGCAGCAGGGTTTACTGACAGTGTAACCGACACGCTCCAACTTACGGACAGCCTTGGCGAGATCGCAAATGCAACCGTTAATATTACCCCTCCACCTCCACTCGTAATAACGCCATCGCAGACGTTTGTACAAAATGGGACGTCATTCGATTTTGATGCAAGCGGAGGCATTGGGCCGTACACTTTCTCTTTCCAAACTAATGGTTCAGGCGGCACGATCAATGGGTCGACAGGACTTTACACTGCCGGTCCAAATGTTGGAACGTCTGATTCCATCAAAGTAAGTGATGCCCGAGGTGTGGAGGCATTTGCCGTAGTAAGTACCTATGGCCAGCCGGCATTTCTTCAATTCACCAGTCAGCCGGCAAGCACAACTGCAGGCGCGATCCTGTCACCGATGCAGGTTGTCGTACGAGACTCCGGCGGCAATCTGGTGAGGAATTCGTCCATTGCTGTGACCATCGAGATACTTGTTAATCCGGGAAACGGTGTGCTCTCCGGAGTACTTACTCGCAATGCTGTCGACGGTTTGCTAACGTTCGACGGCTTGAGCATAAACAAGAGTGGGAACAATTACGTTCTACGAAGTTCGGCCTCAGGATTAACGCCGGCAAACACAGTGAATTTCAGTATCTCTCCCGGGCCTGCAAACAAACTCGGCTTCTTAAGTCAGCCGAACGACGCGGAGATCGGCCAACAAGCAATAATCCCGTTTGTCGAGGTACAAGACGCGCTTGGAAACCGTGTTCCGTCAGGCACACGGTCTATAACACTTGCTATCGGCGCCAATCCCGGCGGCGGAGCATTGAGTGGAACTACAACGAAGAATACTGCGAACGGCGTTGCCTCATTCCCCGATATTTCTATCAACAAGGGTGGAACAGGATACACCCTGATGGCGAGCACAAATAGTCTAACCGGAACCCAAAGTAATTCATTCAACATTATTGACCAGTTCCAGGTAACAAATACTAACGATTCAGGTCCGGGTTCACTCCGGCAAGCAATTATCAGAGCGAACCTGCTTACGTTTGATAAGACCATCTCCTTCAATATCCCCGGCAGTGGCCCTCATACAATTCAGCCTCTGACATTCTTGCCGCCGATCACAAAACGGGTCGTTATAGACGCTACGACGCAGCCCGGATATTCAGGTACGCCGGTAATTGAACTCGACGGAACTTTTGCCAATAATGCCGGACTTGCGATCCAGGCGGACGATGTAACGGTGAGAGGATTTGCAATTAATCGATTTGCCGGAGCTGCTATCTCAGTCCAAAACCGAAATGGAGTTACTATAGAATCCAATTACATCGGCACCGATATTACCGGTTCAACCGCTATGCCGAATGGCTTGGAGCAGATAGTGCTCATGCAATCGAGGAACGTGGTGATCGGCGGAGCCGACGCCTCGCGTCGTAATCTCATTGCAGGGGGATCTACTGGGATCTACGTCGGACGCAATTCAGGACAGAGTTTCAACATCGATGCAACGATCCTCGGAAACTATATCGGCACGAATGCTGCCGGAACCGGGCCGATCACAACCTCGATCGGCATCAGCGTCGCTGGGAATTCTGCAGTTAACATCGGTGATGGCACTCCCGCCGGATCGAATACGATCGCTTTCAATACATCTGCGGGTGTATCGGTGGCGGGGGCATTGACGCGTGTGCGCATTAGGAGAAACTCGATCTTTGTGAATGCCCTTAAAGGTATTGCCCTTGCTCCTGGTTCGACAGGGCCGATCCCGAACGATCTTCTCGATGAGGATTCAGGACCGAATGGATTACAAAACTATCCGGATATTTCCTCGGCAATAGCGGGGAACGGCGAAACAACGATATCCGGTTCATTGTCGAGCAAGCCATCAACGAGCTACACGGTGGATCTTTACTCCGTTACTCAGTGCGATTCAAGCGGCCATGGCGAGGGACAGACATATCTGGGTTCGATGCAAGTTGCCACCGATGCGGGTGGATTAGGTTCCGTGGATCTGGTTTTGCCCGTGACAGTAAGTGCAGGGGACTTTGTGACCGCTACGGCAACGGATCCCTTAGGAAATACAAGCGAATTCAGCCGATGTGAGCCTGTCGTTGCAGGCGTACATTCGATCGCGGGTAGAGTTCTTGTCGGTTCTGTTGGTGTGCCGGGAGTTGAATTGGTAGTGTCCGGTGATGCCTCGTTATCTGTAAGGACTAACCGTCTCGGGAACTATGAGATTCGAAACCTTCCCGCCGGCGGAACGTACACCGTTGTCCCAAGGGAAGGCAACTTTTCCTTTTTGCCTGCAAGCAGAACTTACGCTGATCTTTCAGCGAACCAAATTGATCAGACGTTTGAGCCAACGCGAGAAAGATACTCCATTCGTGGCCGAGTAACGACATTAAATAACGGATCAGAATTTGCACTTTCTGACGTAACTATAGCGACGACCGGTGGTCCGAGCCCAAATACGACGGCAAAAACAAACCTGAACGGTGAATTTTCAATTCCAAAGCTGATGCCGGGTACCTACTCGGTCACGCCATCGGCCGAAGGAAGAACGTTTTCGCCCGCATCCGCAAGTGTAACGATCTCAACAGATGATAGGACCGCCGATTTTTCTGCATTCGGATACCCGTCAATGCCGGGGAAGCTGATCTTTGCGACTAGGAATAGCGTACTTATGTCTAACCCGAGCGGCAGCGGAATTACTGTTGCCAGGCTGCCGATCTATTACGGCAGCGGGTCTGCATTTATCCCCGATCTCTCCACAGACGGACACACAATAGCGGCAATATATGACAATGTTACTGTCCGCGCGGCTCACGTTGACGGCAGTAACCAGCGTAATGTTGTTTACAATAACGGGAATATCAAGACCGGGATGAACATATCGCCGGACGGAACCAGACTTGCCCTCAACGCAGGCGGACAAACGCAGGTCCGCAACGTCAACTTTTCGTCAGAGTCTACTTTTATTGTAGGAGCATTTCAGGACTCCGCATGGTCGGCCAATGGATCACAACTTGCATTCAGCAGGATCACCGATTCTGAACTTCAGAGGCACCTGTATTTGGTTCAAGCGAACGGCACAGGTTTGGATCAATTGACCGGTCCGGGTAACTTCCTCGATGAGTCACCCCAGTGGGCTCCTGATAATTCGAAAATTGCATTTGTTCGATTCGAAAACTCCACTTCGAGTTCAAAGCTGATGCTTATGAATCCGAACGGGACGGGTCAGCAGGCCATTTATACAGGCCCGACCAAATTGCTAAGCGTTGACTGGTCGCCGGACAGTTCGCGGCTGGCGATCACGGAAAGATCGGAGAATGGTAAGGTCGCGCTTTCAATTATAAGACGGGACGGGACGGAAAAGCTGATCGTAAACCCAGACTTCCCAAATTCTCGCATACGTTGGGGAGGCGATAACTCGGTCGCAACGCCCGAAGGCTCAAATGTAAGTGTTTCTACCGGGTCAGTATCGGTCAGTTTCGCTAATACGTCAGGTACGGGCGCGACAACTACGATCGATCCGATCCTGCCGGGAGCCGCCGGAGCAGTTCCTGGCGGATTTGCCATAAGCCAGAATGGAAGCGTGGCAGAATACGGATCGTTCGAGATATCAACGACCTCGACAGTGACCGCGCCCATCACTGTTTGCATTGACCTCTCTCCATCTACGACCCAGCAACAGCTTAATTCGCTGAGTTTCATGCATAACGAAGGAGGGGTTCTGGTTGATCGGACATCGAGCCGTATCTTTACGAACACCCCATTTGCCGTTCGAAAGATCTGTGCAACAACAACCAGCCTCAGCCCCTTCGCTCTTGTCGAAGAGATCGATCCGTCCAAGCCGAGCCTTTCGGGATCGGTGGTCGATAACAACGGTGATCCGCTTGCAGACGCGCTAATCGTCCTCAGTGGAAGTGAGACCCGCGATACGTTCACCGACAGTGACGGCAGCTTCACGTTCCATAATCTGGAAGAGTTCGGAAACTACATTGTTCAGCCGAGTCTTCCCGGATACATATTTCGGGAGCCGGACGCAACATTTCTCAATATGTCCGGGGAAAATACGGTCGTGTTTGTCGGGACCGCGGCGACCGTCGGAATCAGCGGCAAGGTAACCGACCTGAACGGTGATCCGATGGCTGACCTCTTGGTATCACTGGAGGGCGGCACGTCGAGGGAAGCGACGACCGACGCTTCGGGAGATTACAGCTTTACCGATCTTCCCGCCGACAGCAGCTATACAGTATCTCCAAGACCCGGATTCAACACCTTCGCGCCTCAGTACATCGATCTGCCGCGTTTGAGAGATGCCGCAACTGATGTTGACTTTACCATCGACGGAGGTTGTCAGTTTAGTATTGATCCGACGCTGCAGAACTACGGTTCGGCTGGCGGAGATGGGGCGATCTCAGTGACGGCGAGTGATTCTACGTGTGACTGGACGGCGGTGAGCAATGACGCTTGGATCACCGTAACGTCGGGGTCGTCCGGAACCGGCGACGGCACTGTTGAATACACCGTCGCGGCGAATACGGGCGAGGCGAGAACGGGCACGATCACGGTCGCAGGCGAGACATTCACAGTAACGCAGGCGGCGAGTTGTCCGACCGTTTCGATACCGGCGAGCGGTTTGGCCGGCGCACCCGGGACGTCGCTTACCGTGCCTGTCAACGTTACAGACCTGACGGGTCGCGGTGCGACGGCGTATGATTTTACGCTGACGTATGACCCGGCGGTATTAGAATTCACGGGCGAGAGCATCGCGGGTACTCTGAGCAGCAACTACGTCGTCCAGGTGAACGAGCCGATCGCGGGAACGCTAGTCGTCTCCGGTTTCGGCGTGGACGATCTTACGGGTGAGGGTGTGCTGCTTAATCTGCAATTCGACATCACGGCGACCACATCGTCGTGCAGCACTTTGCATCTGGCGGCGTTCGAGTTTAACGAAGGCACGCCGTGCGTCGTGACCGAGGACGGTGAGGCCTGTTCCGAAAACCGCCGTGTCACAGGACTCGTCACCTACGGCAATTCACTAACGCCGCCGGCGGTGCCGAATGTCACTATAAGCGGTGTCGGCTCGCCGAACGTGAACACGGTCACGGACGCAGACGGTTTGTATGAATTGACCGGTTTCGGTACCGGAGCCTATACTCTGACGCCGTCGAAGAGCGGCCACACTGATGCGATCACGGCGTTTGACGCGGCGATAACCGCAAGGCACGTCATTGGTACAGTGATTCTCAACGCGACCCAGCAGACGGTCGCCGATGTCAGCAATAACGGCACGATCTCGTCGTTCGACGCTTCGCAGATCGCACGTTTCGCCGTCGGAAATCCGAACACGGGCACAACGGGAACGTGGCGGTTTACGCCGCCGAGCCGCAATTATGCGACCGTCAACGGCCACATCGCCGCACAGGATCACGTCGCGTTGCTGATGGGCGAGGTGTCGGGCAACTGGGCCGTCGCTCCGCCGCCGGAACCGCTCACAGAAGGCGTGGTACCGGTCGCGGTGTCATTGGCGAACGTATCGTCGGGCACCTCGACGACCGTTTCGGTGCCGATCACGACAGGCGACGTCACCGCACGTGGCGTTATTTCGCATCAGTTCGAGGTGTCGTACGATCCGGCGGTCGCAATGCCGAACGCGGTGCCCGTTGAAAAGACCGGCACACTAAGCAGCGAACTGCTCGTGGTCTCGAACACGGACATGCCGGGCATTCTTCGCGTGGCTGTTTACGGCACTCAGGACATCGTCGGCGAGGGAACTCTGCTGAATCTGCGGTTCGACGTCGTTGGTGCTCCCGGGACATCGACACCGCTGAATTTCGTTGATTTTATGTTCAATGAGAATGATCCGCAGAGTGCGAAGACCAACGGCAGTATCACGGTGCTCGTACCGACCGCGGCGGGCGTCGAGGTGTCAGGCCGCGTGATGACGCCGGACGGACGCGGATTGCGCAACGCCACAATGACGATGACCGACACGAACGGCGTTGTGCGGTCCGCTGTAACCTCGAGTTTCGGCTACTATCGTTTCGAAGGCGTGCCTGTGGGTGAGTCGTTCGTGATGAGCGTCAACTCACGCAGCTACCGCTTTGTACCGCGTGTCGTTCAGGTGCTCGACACACTGACGGATGTCGATTTCGTGGGACTGGAGTGA
- a CDS encoding thioredoxin domain-containing protein: MTDTTRTPNRLKDETSPYLQQHANNPVDWYPWCDEAFERARAEDKPVIVSIGYSACHWCHVMEHESFEDEEVAAVMNERFINIKVDMEERPDVDQIYMSFVQLTTGRGGWPMNVFVTPDKLPFFGGTYFPPSPRYGMPSWRQILLSISEAWNERRDELMSSADDILGELRRMTQTGGSSPVNSELLDVAYQSFVRSFDATNGGWGGAPKFPQAMSMDFLLRYWYRTGEQKALDMVAFTAKKMARGGIYDQLGGGFHRYAVDSIWLVPHFEKMLYDNAQLIRLYVHLFQITGDEEFRCVAIETIEYVIREMLDEKGGFYSAQDADSEGEEGKFFVWTPEQAADVLGEDDAAIFNKTYDVAASGNFEGASILNLRRIPDEEILSTREKFTEMRARLFSEREMRVKPLRDDKVLTAWNGLMLAAFSESGRVFGETRYLQIARANADFLLSQLSKDGRLLRTWKDGEAKLNGYIEDYANLVDGLLELFQATGELRYLDASRSLADAMIEHFWDDDEGGLFFTSDDHEELIVRNKDFYDNATPSGNSVAADVFLKLERLTGEGKYESYAVSILRLAAGKAVRHPQAFGRALSAMEFSIGESREVVITGPVGSEVERIVDMAYMPNAVIAKLRDGDDEDKLPIFEGREGGDAKVYVCKEMVCERPIFSAGELAELLRST; this comes from the coding sequence ATGACCGACACGACACGAACGCCGAATCGCCTGAAAGACGAAACAAGTCCGTATCTGCAGCAGCACGCCAATAATCCCGTCGATTGGTATCCATGGTGCGATGAAGCATTTGAGCGGGCAAGGGCTGAAGATAAGCCCGTGATCGTCAGCATAGGCTACTCGGCGTGCCATTGGTGCCATGTGATGGAGCACGAAAGTTTCGAGGATGAGGAAGTCGCCGCGGTTATGAACGAGCGGTTCATAAACATCAAGGTCGATATGGAAGAACGGCCTGATGTCGATCAGATATACATGAGTTTCGTGCAGCTTACGACGGGACGCGGCGGTTGGCCGATGAATGTTTTCGTCACGCCGGACAAACTGCCGTTCTTCGGCGGAACATATTTCCCGCCATCGCCGCGATACGGAATGCCGTCCTGGAGGCAAATATTACTTAGTATCTCCGAGGCATGGAACGAGCGGCGTGATGAGCTGATGAGCTCAGCGGACGATATTCTCGGTGAGTTGCGGCGAATGACACAGACGGGTGGTTCGTCGCCGGTCAATTCCGAATTGCTCGATGTGGCCTATCAGAGTTTTGTGCGTTCGTTCGACGCGACCAATGGCGGTTGGGGCGGTGCACCTAAGTTCCCGCAGGCGATGTCGATGGACTTTCTCTTGAGATATTGGTATCGCACGGGCGAACAGAAGGCTCTTGATATGGTCGCCTTTACTGCGAAAAAGATGGCCCGCGGCGGAATTTATGACCAGCTCGGCGGCGGATTTCACCGTTATGCGGTCGATTCGATCTGGCTGGTGCCGCATTTTGAAAAGATGCTCTACGACAATGCTCAGTTGATCAGGCTGTACGTGCACCTTTTTCAGATCACCGGTGATGAAGAGTTTCGCTGCGTAGCTATCGAAACGATCGAGTATGTCATTCGCGAAATGCTCGACGAGAAAGGCGGATTCTACTCTGCTCAGGATGCCGACAGCGAAGGCGAAGAAGGGAAGTTTTTCGTATGGACGCCGGAGCAAGCGGCTGATGTATTAGGTGAAGATGATGCTGCTATATTCAACAAAACATATGATGTTGCGGCGTCTGGTAATTTTGAAGGGGCGAGCATATTGAATCTACGACGTATCCCAGATGAAGAGATACTTTCGACCCGCGAGAAGTTTACAGAAATGCGGGCAAGGCTCTTTTCGGAGAGGGAAATGCGTGTCAAGCCGCTGCGTGATGATAAGGTGCTGACCGCATGGAACGGGCTGATGTTGGCTGCATTCTCGGAGAGCGGAAGGGTCTTTGGTGAGACGCGATATCTTCAGATTGCCCGAGCGAATGCCGACTTTCTCCTTTCGCAATTGTCCAAGGACGGACGTTTGCTGCGGACTTGGAAAGACGGCGAGGCGAAACTGAACGGATATATTGAGGACTACGCAAACCTAGTGGATGGGCTTCTGGAATTGTTTCAGGCGACCGGCGAACTAAGATATCTGGATGCCTCGCGCTCGTTAGCTGACGCGATGATCGAGCATTTCTGGGACGATGATGAGGGCGGTTTGTTCTTTACCTCAGACGATCATGAGGAACTTATCGTCCGCAACAAGGACTTTTACGACAACGCGACGCCGTCGGGAAACTCGGTCGCTGCTGACGTTTTCTTAAAACTGGAGCGGCTGACCGGCGAAGGGAAATATGAGAGCTACGCTGTGTCGATATTACGGTTGGCCGCAGGGAAGGCAGTCCGGCATCCGCAGGCTTTCGGGCGAGCGTTGTCTGCCATGGAGTTTTCTATCGGTGAAAGCCGAGAGGTCGTCATAACGGGGCCTGTCGGAAGCGAGGTCGAAAGAATTGTCGATATGGCTTATATGCCAAATGCTGTCATCGCAAAGCTTCGCGATGGAGATGATGAGGACAAGCTCCCGATATTCGAGGGACGCGAAGGAGGCGATGCTAAGGTGTACGTCTGTAAGGAAATGGTTTGCGAACGCCCGATATTCAGTGCCGGCGAGTTGGCGGAATTACTGAGATCGACATAG